DNA from Ictidomys tridecemlineatus isolate mIctTri1 chromosome 12, mIctTri1.hap1, whole genome shotgun sequence:
GGAAGGTCTCTGGAGAAGGCCGACCTGTTGCTGACACACCCTGCAGGACGCCCCGCGCAAGCCGCTGCTCCGCTGGCTCTTCGCCGGGTGCCCGCTGTGAACGCGGCGTTGCTTGACCCTCGCGCAGCGCCGTAGGCCGCGGTGCACGCCGGGCGGCCGCGATGGCGGACGTGTCCGAGAGGACGCTGCAGGTGTCAGTGCTGGTGGCTTTCGCCTCCGGAGTGCTCGTCGGCTGGCAGGCGAACCGGCTAAGGAGGCGCTACCTGGACTGGAGGAAGCGGAGGCTGCAGGACAAGCTGGCGACGACGCAGAAGAAGCTGGACCTGGCCTGAGTGGCCGCCAAGCGATGCGCGCGCGCGCCCGGCTCCTTCGCCCTCCTGCCCGGCTCCTTCGCCCTCCCGCCCGCGGGGCCGGCCCTTCCCCAGCGTCGGTGAGCTGATGGAACGCGGGGCTTGGGTCCGCAGTAGTCTGGGGCCGCCGGGAGGGACTTGCTCCCCTCCCCGGAGACCAGGAGGAGGAACTTTGCTGAGTAGTAGCGCTTGGGTGTAATAGTTGAGCTCCCTTTGGGGGTTTGGTGGCACTGACTTGCCTTGTGCAGGGTCACCGCACCCTGACATCATTAAAAGTGAAAGATCCCGGAAAGAACGACAAGGCAAAAAGGAAAGGCCATGGGAACCACAGAGATGCCTCTTGCATCTGCTCCCCCTCCGTGCATCCCCGTGGCTCCCGGGGACCTCTTTGCATTAACGTTTTGTAAACTCCAGTCAGAAAACTCAGGTTGTGGGAAGTTGGTGAAGAGGAAAGAGCAGTGGTCTGGAAATCAGAATCCTTGCATTTAGTCCAGACTTTCTCATCAGAGCTATTTGTCATAGATTTTCAGGACCTCTGTTTTCTTGTAAcagcagatcttttttttttttttttttttttaaagagagagtgagagaggagagacagtgagagagagagagagagagaatttttaatatttattttttttttagttctcggcggacacaacatctttgttggtatgtggtgctgaggatcgaacccgggccgcacgcatgccaggcgagcgcgctaccgcttgagccacatccccagcccataacaGCAGATCTTAATAATTCAAGTTACCAGAGGATTTTAAGTTACACACACGTGGTTCAAATTCTATtgctgagcaaaaataaataggTGCTGAGCTTACCCTTGGCAAGACACCAATGTCAGCTAAAGGTAAAAGGAACTATTCCTTTAGGTTCCTGGTGGACCTAAAGCTACAGCATAATTATTTGAAGTTAAAGAGTGTATTactaaccttttctttttttttctgtttccaacAGCTTGCTGAAGATGGATGTAGAATACCGGAAAGAAATAAGTTCTTGCACTTtatgaatctatttttaaaataaaaaaaatttaagcatctttgagccttttttttcctttaagggaAAGGGATCTTTTGCCTGCTGTTAAGTTTGCTGTATCAAGAGATTCTGGATTCTTAAGCTTATGCATGAGCAGTTTTCAACAAGTAACTTCTTTCCTATGGAATCTATGCGGGGTCGTTGGTACAGCCACAAGGCAGAGTTCACCAGGGAACCATTATGGGTCCTTTTGTTGGACCAGGAAAGCAAGGATCTGTGTACACATAACTGAGGTAAGGATGATGTATGTAAGACCTTTGCACTTCAGAGAGTGACAGTGTACCAAGTACAGAGTAGACATTTCTATTGGCAGAAGTCTCCTGTATGTCTCATTATGGAATATACATGTGAACAAGAAATGTTATCGAAAAGAGCTTGGTGATAAATTCTGTAAATCAGGAGTGAGTGACTAGGTCCACGGTTACTTTTTATTTGCAGGTGATGCTTTCTAGCACACCACCCTTGCTCATTCTTATAAAGATGACTTTTGTGTCTCAGCTCCACAGCAACATAAGGAAATTTAGAAAAGGTGTTCCTACAGAAAATCTATTAAAGTTACACgacttccaactttgttctttttcattctgtgaatgcagtacataaggacCCAAAGGATGGTTCTTAGAGCTTCATCCTGTCGGCTCCAGTTAGCTGAAGCTTTCTAGTTACCATCTTTCATTGAGGCTCAGAGTTAAAGCTCTTTGAGACACAGTAGGTTTCTTGAGGTACATGTTGCCCTCCAACTACTGGAATGTTCCTGGTTAAGTATCTGGGTTCTGGCAAGTTCTGCCTCTGTATCTGTTCCTGTACCCTGTTCCTGGTGGACCTGGTCTTTCCAGGTTCTTTCCTCATTGCTTGCATGCAGCGCCCTGGTGTACTCAGCCCCCTCTCCTGTCCCATATCTGGGCATCCCTGCCTATGGGTTTGTGCTGCTCATTCCCAAGTCCCTTTGTTTCCCAtggatcttctcccattctgtgccactcctaatctcattttctgtgCCTATTATCTCTTTATGCTCTATGCACATGTGTCCCCATCTCTGTAGTGGGGAATCCCCCTTGATATTCTGTCACCTTTTTCTTACCTTTACTCAAATAAGTTTTTCTCCCCTGAAATGCTTTCTCACATAGAGGCAGTACCCTTTGCTATGTGAACCAAAACTGGAAACAGGAGGTTGGGAGCCAGGAGTCACAACAGTAGATATCCTGGATATGACATAGTGCTGACTTGAAATAAATACCCCACCCCCACTTGCCATGCCATTTAATCACAACATCTACTTGTCTTGGTTGACTCACTCTTCTATCTTGTCTTCCTTTCTGCCCCATATGGGCTTCTCAGACCACCTACTACATTCCACATTGCTTTAGCTAAACCCTGGATCTTCTCTTCAACAGACTTGGACCTCATTTCATACTTGGCTTTGATCTCAGCAGGTGAACCCTCCATGTTTAGGGCAGCTAACATCAGTAAAAGTGCCAACTCAAGACCACTGGTTATCCTATCCTCCAGTTCACCTTGTCAGTCATCCTGGGCTTCCTGATCACATTAGACTCCATCCCCACTTACACATTTACCCCTCAACACTGTTGTTGCCACCAAACTTACCAGAGGAAGACACTTCACCTTTCTTATGTGGCCTACCGTAAGTGGGTTCTATTGTATATCCTTCTGGTGTCCCAGTAATGTTTCTTCCCAGTGTATATCTCATTCCTGGAGATTGCTCTCCATCACATGAGAAGATAAAGGCCATGAGGTGGGAATTCCCTTAGCTCTCAATGATCTGACTAGAGCAGTGGTTTTCAACAGGGCCGTCCATTACGATCATCTAAAGAACCTTCCCAATACGAATCCCTGAAATTTTGCTGCATGTAGTTGGTCTGGGCATTAGAATTTTAAAGCTCCCCAGGTAACTCTAATGCTCAGCAGAGGCTGAGACCCGGTGGTTCAGGCTCTGTTGCATGACCTTTCCTTTACTGTTGGGGaccgcaaatcaagtcaagatggcgcctggcagtttgccaggaggagtgatttgtgaggcaacgccaccgAGCTATTAAGATGATGGgaattccttattggctgattgctgtatctggatgatgctaacggagtcaagctgtgtgtaatcagttaggtatatataccgcTGTTGtcccgcaataaagcagttcccgttTCAACCTTCAaattgcttgtcacctcccggttattttgcccagccagactgcagcactttCCTTGGAAAGCAGATGTAGGGGCCCCTTCATAGGCTATCTCCTTTCTGGTCTCAGTTGTATCTACCCTGGCCTTCAATCTTTCCCAGCTTTCCCTTAGTCACAAGAACAGATCTTGACTTAAAATTCCTTTTAGTTGACCCACTTGAGAATGAACATACTACAACTAAGTACAGCATCTTACAAACATAAGGTTGACACAAGAATTCTGTACACAGTATAATTCCATTATTTGtccaaaaggaagcaaaacaaGTTTGTAGTGTTTacttttggtggtggtgggggggataAGGGTGGGTAAGAACTAGGAGAGGAAGAACTGTTAGGGTGCATGTAATGTTTCTTAATCTGGGTGCCATTACATGGGGCATACAGTGAAGATTCAGGAAGCTGCATGCTTTcattttgcactttttttttttttttctgtgtactggggattgaactcgggtgctttaccaccaagtaTGTCtctagttctttttaattttttatttgagatagggtcttgctaagttgctgaagctggcatcTAACCTGTGATCCTCCCAGTTCTCTCCCAAGTTGCAAGCAATACAGGCAGTACTTGGCTTTATGgacttttctatcatttttgaagaaagaagtatataataaaaatgtgactGTTTGGCCTGACCTGTGCAATCAACTTATGTACAGTTCTGAAGAACACACATTTATATTAATGTGGTCCATCATTTGGGAGGTTAGCTGGGTCTGTCATTCTTGGTCAAGTACAATGTTGCCATAGTGGAGTTTGGGGATTGGATTTACAGAATTCAGCCCAGCTTGGGGAATTATTATTACCAGCTTCCTAAGAGTGCCTGCAAACTGGGGATCAAGGTGAGGATGCATTATTTGCTCACAGACTTGCTTGGAACAGAATCACCATCCTCCCAGAATTCAGATGGACGACGTGCAAAATCAGAATGGAGAGAAACTACAGCCATATCCCAGAAGACAAATAACTAAAAAGTGACTTTGAAAGCAACAGTATGCGCCAAAATCATGCACCCGGTGAAGGCTACACTGGACAGTTCTTGTAGTTATGAAAGTGTTAAAAGGCTCAAATCGCATCTTAAGATTTGCTCAGTGAGACTGGCGTGAGTCAACAGCATAAAACAGCACCTCAACCCGAGGTAATAACGATACGCTGTGGCACGTGTAGTTTCCACACCCAGGGCTTCGCTAGTAGGCAACCAGGGCGGGCATGCTACCGCTCTGGCCTTCTTCCCGCCAGCAGTCGACAAGTGGGCGGGGCTGGAGGGCGGGCGCACCGTGGCGTCATCTTCCGGCGCCGCCTTGGTCTCCCTGGCAACCAGCGCGCGCCGGGCGCCCAGGCCGAGAAGATGCTGCCACGCCGGCCGCGGGATCCGCTGCAGGCGGTGCGGCGCCGCAGTCAGGAGCTGAAGCAGCAGGTACGGTGGGGCCGGGCGCACCCCGGGGTGGGCGAGGGGGCGCGGGGCGCCGCGGCGCTTTCCTGCCAGCGACCCCACTCCCTGGGAGCCGGCGTCCGACCCAAACGCTCCGCACCCGCGACCTCCCTGCGCCAAACCCCGCTCCAGCCCGCGCTAAACCGCGCTCCAGCCCGCGCTGCGCCCGGTCCGGCCACCCACGGAACCTCCCGACCGTCCACGACAGACCGCGTCCCCCGCCCTGACGGCCCCCAGCCGCCGGGTCTGCAGCCCAGGGCTGCGCTGGAGCTGTCCTACCCGCGCCCGCCCCGCGCTCTGCGGGGTCCCTGTCCCTGGAGCCACCGCTCTTGGGGCTCAAGCCTCAGGAAGAGTCCTACTGTGTCAGGACTGCAGGACCTGGAGGGCGAGCAGGGACGTTAACTAGAGGACACACAAGTGATGTCAGCATGAAAGTTAACTTCAAAGATAAACCAGTGGCAAAGGAGATGAACTCTCCCAAAGACTGTGAAAATGGCCACTCTCAGTCTTGGGAGAGGCGTGGCCGGCCTGGCACCTAGACTCGCTGCTCCAGGGTGTCAGGTTCAGCTTTCTGGAAAGCACTGCGAGGAGGTGTAGCCCATGTGCATGCGCCCAGGCTGGGTAGTGGAGTTCCAGAAACCTGCCCTATGTAATAATGAAACGTTGGGACAGAGATTGATAGATAGTAAAAGTACTGGTCTCATTGTTGCTTAATAGAAAAAATGATACACTTTAATGAGAAGTAATAGGGGAATGAATAACTTTTGATGGGATTTAATAATACTATTACTAAACTTTTGTTAAATGTTAATGTGttagggaaaatatttgtgatcaaATGGCaagttaacaaaaacaaaacggaATAAAAGGTATCTTAATGACGTTTTTCTATATATAGTACatgaaaaagatataaaagaaaacatgctgAAATGGTATCTCTGTGGTGGAATGCTGGGAGtagtgatttttctcattt
Protein-coding regions in this window:
- the LOC110597447 gene encoding mitoregulin, which produces MADVSERTLQVSVLVAFASGVLVGWQANRLRRRYLDWRKRRLQDKLATTQKKLDLA